One Primulina huaijiensis isolate GDHJ02 chromosome 8, ASM1229523v2, whole genome shotgun sequence genomic region harbors:
- the LOC140982076 gene encoding uncharacterized protein has translation MGASGEQRLLQLNEMEEFRNDAYENAKIYKERTKKWHDKHILRRDFKQGQQVLLFNSRLKLFPCKLKSRWSGPFVVETVYPHGAIELKCNDGRTFKVNGQRIKPYYGTEVRNIDIIWLSKPP, from the coding sequence atgggaGCATCTGGCGAGCAACGACTGTTGCAATTGAATGAAATGGAGGAATTCCGAAATGATGCATACGAGAATGCTAAGATATACAAAGAAAGGACCAAGAAATGGCACGACAAGCATATTCTTCGAAGAGATTTCAAGCAAGGACAACAAGTATTATTATTCAATTCTCGTTTGAAGTTGTTCCCTTGTAAGCTAAAGTCGCGTTGGTCAGGGCCATTTGTTGTAGAAACAGTATATCCTCATGGAGCTATCGAGTTAAAATGCAACGATGGAAGAACCTTCAAGGTGAATGGACAGCGGATTAAGCCTTACTATGGGACTGAAGTAAGGAACATTGACATCATTTGGTTGAGCAAACCACCGTGA